GAAGTTGGTTTTTACTATTTAACCGCCCAAATAAGGAAAAGTGAGTGGTAACAGAGCTAACATCTACACTAAGAGTCAATGCACTACACATATGCGTATATCTGTATTTAAATGAATGTGAACACTAGAATACAAAATTATAGCTCGTCATGCTTTAcgacattttttcttggcgaGGAATGTTTCCTCCCACTTGGCTTCTTACCAGTTTTTAAAAAACCAACGTATTCAGAGCGTCTACTAAAAGGACCTTCACTGGGCGAAATACCGAAAGTATCTCGGATAAATTTCGAAACACCTTCCTTATTGACTGCGCTTCCACTGTACTCCCAAAATTCATCTTTCGATGCATCGAAAACAACAAGTTTACTCTTGTCGCTTTGTACCTGTTCAGGGATTATCTCTTGCACATATCTAAGAATCTTCGGGATTTTTTTGTCTGATGAACGCGTATCAGTTAGTTTCTTGAGTTTCTTGTTTGATATGGagtaaaattgaaacttACCCAACCAATCAAGGGCAATACTCTTATAAACCGGTGAAATTTTGTCTTGTTTAGAGAATAAGACTACCGAAAGTCTGGGAGATTTCTCCAGCAGAGAGCTAAGTGAATCTATACGGACAAACTTTTTAACGTATGACCTTACTCTTGAAAGGGCAAAATCGACAATAGGTGCGAGTGACCTTGCGCCCGAGTATACTTCATTAGCATGAATTTTGATGCTGTTTTTAGCGTCTGCCGTTGGCTTCGAAAGGTCTAGTTTCGGAGGTCTAAAAACCATCAATGTAGGGAACCCTTCCACGCCGTATTTAGCGCACAAAGCCTTGTTTTTGCTCAGGTCACAGTTTACAGCTGCAACTTGCACCACACcatccaatttttttgctgcttTGCGGAATGTGTTTGACAGTTGCTTACAGTGACCACACCATGGAGCGTAGAATTCCACCAGAGATGTATAATTTGTGTTATGGATCGCTTTGTCGAAGCTTTTTGGTGTTAGTTCTATTACGTGTGGATCGGAATCGTAAAAGTTTTGCGCCTTCACCGAATTAACAATAAAAAGACCTAAAAGGAATTTGATTATATGAAGAAATAGCATTTGCTATCAGGCTCTTATCTTCTGCTATTTGCTAGATTTTTACTGCTGAAAATGACCGCGAAGATATATGTTCTTCAAGCTCTTTAGATTGTACGTGTCAactttttctaaaaaatACACACCTCGCGAGGCTCGAACAACGGCCTTTTTTCAAGGGATAGCACATGCCACTATAGCCAACAAAGGAGAAATTAAAAAGAGCACCAAACGTATATCCTTCACTGAAGCGGATACTCGATTCTTGAGGACACCAGATAGAAGTTAGAGGATTCTAGTTTCTCAAAGATGTCAATAGAGGTTGCCAAAGGTTCATCACCATATGCGTTTTACGCATTTTATCAACTTTATTCTCATTTAAATCCGGGGAAGACAATCCCTCTTT
The DNA window shown above is from Saccharomyces kudriavzevii IFO 1802 strain IFO1802 genome assembly, chromosome: 15 and carries:
- the MPD1 gene encoding protein disulfide isomerase MPD1 (similar to Saccharomyces cerevisiae MPD1 (YOR288C); ancestral locus Anc_8.750), producing MLFLHIIKFLLGLFIVNSVKAQNFYDSDPHVIELTPKSFDKAIHNTNYTSLVEFYAPWCGHCKQLSNTFRKAAKKLDGVVQVAAVNCDLSKNKALCAKYGVEGFPTLMVFRPPKLDLSKPTADAKNSIKIHANEVYSGARSLAPIVDFALSRVRSYVKKFVRIDSLSSLLEKSPRLSVVLFSKQDKISPVYKSIALDWLGKFQFYSISNKKLKKLTDTRSSDKKIPKILRYVQEIIPEQVQSDKSKLVVFDASKDEFWEYSGSAVNKEGVSKFIRDTFGISPSEGPFSRRSEYVGFLKTGKKPSGRKHSSPRKNVVKHDEL